One genomic segment of Virgibacillus doumboii includes these proteins:
- a CDS encoding transcription initiation factor TFIIIB — MNHSNNEMECPKCGGRDFGTGKQAGYARMSSGRFNMGSNILHTICTNCGFIVESYAEKPQNFK; from the coding sequence ATGAATCATTCAAACAACGAAATGGAATGTCCTAAATGCGGCGGCAGGGATTTTGGCACCGGTAAACAGGCAGGGTATGCCAGAATGAGTTCAGGACGCTTCAACATGGGCTCAAACATATTGCATACCATCTGCACGAACTGCGGGTTTATTGTGGAAAGTTATGCAGAAAAACCGCAAAACTTTAAGTAG
- a CDS encoding DUF5392 family protein, translated as MNNFMMKDMPAFIEREIEIVTEKLKPQLKKSSRYTLFAMPLITVAFVNLFFSLIQGGWYLNNMPILAIYALMAAVGIALYKESKHVKKEMQQIGMEHFIKRINKSEHMNDYQKKEYISTIKSRPKFGFHTFLNFLTEEDQRKRRMMEN; from the coding sequence ATGAATAACTTTATGATGAAGGACATGCCAGCATTCATCGAAAGAGAAATAGAAATTGTCACCGAAAAATTAAAACCGCAACTGAAGAAAAGCTCCAGGTATACTCTTTTTGCAATGCCGTTAATTACCGTTGCGTTTGTAAATCTGTTCTTTTCACTGATACAAGGCGGCTGGTATTTGAACAATATGCCTATTTTAGCAATATACGCATTAATGGCCGCTGTTGGAATTGCATTATACAAGGAATCCAAGCATGTGAAAAAAGAAATGCAGCAAATTGGTATGGAACACTTTATTAAACGGATCAATAAAAGCGAGCATATGAACGACTATCAAAAAAAGGAATATATCAGCACGATTAAAAGCCGCCCGAAATTCGGTTTCCACACCTTTCTGAACTTCCTGACTGAGGAAGATCAGCGTAAACGAAGAATGATGGAAAACTAG
- a CDS encoding GNAT family N-acetyltransferase: protein MEIDISFFGKDDVDLNRIAELYCKTFIGEKFTPKDLESTVENINKHACYEGFKGIKAIDDIGKLQGFTYGYTSLPHQFYRKKLGVQLTDQQNAKWLKDYFEFVELAVDSSARRMGIGGLLHDKLLDGLDQQTSILTTSVDNDPAIKLYMGKGWEIISGKAPVISEADPQVIMGKVL from the coding sequence ATGGAGATAGATATTAGTTTTTTTGGCAAAGATGATGTCGATCTGAACAGAATAGCTGAACTATACTGTAAAACGTTTATCGGAGAAAAATTCACTCCTAAAGACCTGGAAAGTACGGTTGAAAATATCAATAAACATGCTTGCTATGAGGGGTTTAAAGGGATAAAGGCAATAGATGACATTGGGAAACTGCAGGGATTTACTTATGGTTATACCAGTTTGCCGCATCAATTTTATCGAAAGAAACTTGGGGTGCAACTTACGGACCAGCAAAATGCCAAATGGCTGAAGGACTATTTTGAATTTGTTGAGCTGGCTGTAGATTCATCTGCTCGGCGTATGGGGATCGGCGGCCTGCTGCATGATAAATTGCTCGATGGACTTGATCAGCAGACATCTATTTTAACAACTTCCGTAGACAATGACCCTGCTATAAAATTATATATGGGTAAAGGATGGGAAATAATCAGTGGGAAGGCACCTGTAATTTCTGAGGCTGACCCTCAGGTTATTATGGGGAAAGTATTGTAA
- a CDS encoding DinB family protein produces MSNLIYSQLSIARNGFINEINDVDEGKLDKQPEGFNNTIHWHIGHVLTTAEQFLFGYPENTEHLPERYKDLFGYGTTPANWPDDVPSTYELVEQLNSQLKRIKQIPPEKFNNKLPEAVLGAQTYGELAALTAFHDGNHSGRVNAMKKVLNN; encoded by the coding sequence ATGAGTAATCTGATTTATTCGCAGCTAAGTATTGCGCGCAATGGATTCATAAATGAAATTAATGATGTGGACGAAGGGAAACTTGATAAACAACCAGAGGGATTCAATAATACAATCCACTGGCATATCGGCCATGTACTGACGACAGCGGAGCAATTTTTGTTCGGTTACCCGGAAAATACCGAGCATCTCCCGGAGCGCTACAAAGATCTATTCGGATATGGCACCACCCCAGCGAACTGGCCTGATGATGTGCCAAGCACCTATGAGCTTGTCGAACAATTGAACAGCCAGCTGAAGCGGATCAAGCAAATCCCTCCAGAAAAATTTAATAATAAACTTCCGGAAGCTGTGCTGGGTGCGCAAACATACGGCGAACTTGCAGCTTTGACAGCATTCCACGATGGTAATCACTCCGGTCGGGTTAATGCAATGAAAAAAGTACTAAATAATTAA
- a CDS encoding glycine betaine uptake BCCT transporter → MKKVSIVFYITLALVIIAVALGAAFPAQFEETTNQIKSDVATSFGWYYMLLMSALVIFAIFIAVSPYGRIRLGKDNDKPDFSTTTWVAMLFSAGMGIGLVFYGAAEPLSHYMTSSPTGETGTGTAFKQGLSYSYFHWGLHVWAMYGIVALALAFFQFRKDEPGLISATLKPIFGEKMNGPLGIIIDVLAVFATVFGVATSLGFGAVQINGGLSHLFGIDVGFTSQFVIISIVTVLFLISAWSGLSKGIKYLSNTNMVLAILLLIVVLIVGPTLLILNMFTETFGLYMQNLIEMSFRTAPLEGDNRGWLDGWTIFYWAWWISWAPFVGMFIARISRGRTIRQFLTGVLILPTLVVSIWFAAFGTTAGDVQNSGVDLTQYATELVLFNMFDQLPLSLILSLIAIMLIASFFITSADSATFVLGIQSTSGSLTPPNNVKIVWGIAQSAVALILLYVGGLTAIQNTIIVAALPFSFVMILMIIALFKALNKEVKFATRGK, encoded by the coding sequence ATGAAGAAAGTATCAATCGTTTTTTACATAACGTTAGCATTAGTCATAATAGCAGTTGCTCTTGGTGCTGCCTTTCCAGCACAATTCGAGGAAACAACCAATCAAATCAAATCTGATGTCGCAACATCATTCGGGTGGTATTACATGCTGCTAATGTCCGCCCTAGTCATATTTGCTATTTTCATCGCAGTAAGTCCATATGGAAGAATCCGCCTTGGTAAAGACAATGACAAGCCGGATTTCTCAACAACAACATGGGTGGCCATGCTGTTCTCCGCCGGAATGGGTATCGGACTTGTTTTCTATGGTGCTGCAGAGCCGTTATCACACTATATGACAAGTTCACCAACAGGCGAAACAGGAACCGGGACAGCGTTTAAACAAGGACTCTCCTACTCTTATTTCCACTGGGGTCTTCACGTTTGGGCAATGTACGGGATTGTCGCACTCGCATTAGCATTTTTCCAATTCCGCAAAGATGAACCGGGTTTAATTTCCGCAACCCTAAAGCCAATCTTTGGTGAAAAAATGAACGGGCCGCTCGGAATCATAATTGATGTACTGGCCGTTTTTGCAACCGTCTTCGGGGTGGCAACATCACTTGGTTTTGGTGCAGTGCAAATTAATGGCGGGCTGTCACACTTATTCGGTATTGACGTAGGATTTACTTCTCAGTTTGTGATTATATCCATTGTTACAGTCTTGTTCTTAATTTCCGCATGGTCCGGGTTGAGCAAAGGGATTAAATATTTATCCAATACCAATATGGTGCTTGCCATTTTATTGCTTATTGTCGTCTTGATTGTTGGACCGACCTTGCTGATTCTTAATATGTTTACCGAGACGTTTGGATTATATATGCAAAACCTAATCGAAATGAGTTTCCGTACAGCTCCGCTTGAAGGAGACAATCGTGGCTGGCTTGATGGATGGACTATTTTCTACTGGGCCTGGTGGATTTCCTGGGCACCATTCGTTGGAATGTTCATCGCACGTATTTCCCGCGGACGTACAATCCGTCAGTTTTTGACCGGGGTACTGATCTTACCGACACTTGTTGTTTCCATCTGGTTTGCAGCATTCGGAACAACAGCAGGTGACGTTCAAAACAGTGGTGTTGATTTGACCCAATATGCAACAGAACTTGTATTGTTTAATATGTTTGATCAGTTGCCATTATCGCTCATATTATCACTTATAGCGATTATGCTGATTGCTTCATTCTTTATTACATCAGCAGACTCGGCAACGTTTGTGCTTGGTATACAGTCAACATCCGGATCATTGACACCGCCGAATAACGTCAAAATTGTCTGGGGTATTGCCCAGTCAGCAGTTGCACTTATTTTGCTTTATGTCGGTGGGTTGACGGCGATTCAGAATACCATTATCGTCGCCGCATTACCATTCTCGTTTGTCATGATTCTGATGATCATCGCGCTGTTCAAGGCGCTTAATAAAGAAGTCAAATTCGCAACAAGAGGAAAATAA
- a CDS encoding metallophosphoesterase, which translates to MFIILAIAFSYHQNSVLSVTEIDVQSDELPESFDGYRIVHLSDLHSKTFGENQSRLVEQVKNENPDLIVFTGDLIDKRDFNKEPGITLLKKMVSIAPTYFVTGNHELLSEDYPSLEKDLESVGVTVLSNTAETIQWNGDTITIMGVGDPVNAGDANAQKDAVSQSIRSMETISDFTILLSHRPELFSIYQDNQIDVTFTGHAHGGQFRLPFAGGLVAPNQGFFPKYAAGKYAENGSVMIVSRGLGNSIIPQRLFNRPEVVSVTLSAE; encoded by the coding sequence ATGTTTATCATCTTAGCAATCGCATTTTCATACCATCAGAACAGTGTCTTATCGGTAACGGAAATTGACGTTCAATCAGATGAATTGCCGGAAAGCTTTGATGGATACCGGATTGTTCACTTATCCGACTTACATAGCAAAACATTTGGTGAGAACCAATCAAGGCTGGTTGAACAGGTTAAAAATGAGAATCCGGATTTAATTGTGTTTACCGGAGATTTGATTGATAAACGTGATTTTAATAAAGAACCTGGCATAACGTTACTGAAAAAAATGGTTTCCATTGCGCCAACTTATTTCGTGACCGGAAATCATGAATTGCTGTCGGAAGATTACCCTTCTTTGGAAAAGGATTTGGAAAGTGTAGGGGTCACTGTACTGAGTAATACTGCAGAAACGATACAATGGAATGGTGATACAATTACGATTATGGGTGTTGGTGATCCGGTCAATGCAGGTGATGCCAATGCTCAAAAGGATGCAGTGAGTCAATCAATCAGAAGTATGGAGACAATTTCTGATTTTACGATTCTCCTGTCACATCGCCCGGAGTTATTTTCCATATATCAGGATAATCAGATTGATGTAACGTTTACCGGTCATGCGCACGGCGGGCAGTTCAGGCTGCCGTTTGCTGGCGGGTTGGTAGCACCCAATCAGGGATTTTTTCCGAAATATGCAGCCGGGAAGTATGCCGAAAATGGCTCTGTTATGATTGTCAGCAGAGGTCTCGGTAATAGTATCATTCCACAACGTTTATTTAACCGGCCGGAAGTTGTAAGTGTTACATTATCCGCCGAATAA
- a CDS encoding GrpB family protein, giving the protein MRKVEVVPYNNQWPFFFEKESGELKRIFGTEIIEIHHIGSTSVAGLSAKPVIDMIPVARDITQIDAYNDAMKENGYEAMGENGIRGRRYFQKGGDERTHHVHIFEAGDPAIERHLAFRNYLRAHSNAAKQYGDLKEELSRLFPYDMESYIEGKAQFVADMEQKALLWYRN; this is encoded by the coding sequence ATGCGAAAAGTCGAAGTAGTACCTTACAATAATCAGTGGCCATTCTTTTTTGAAAAAGAATCCGGCGAATTAAAAAGAATTTTCGGTACGGAAATTATTGAAATTCATCACATCGGAAGCACGTCCGTGGCAGGTCTGTCTGCAAAGCCGGTTATCGACATGATTCCTGTTGCAAGGGATATAACACAGATTGATGCATATAACGATGCAATGAAAGAAAATGGGTACGAAGCAATGGGGGAAAATGGAATACGTGGCCGCAGATATTTTCAAAAGGGTGGCGATGAGCGGACGCATCATGTACATATTTTTGAAGCAGGTGATCCTGCTATTGAACGCCACCTGGCATTTCGAAACTATTTGCGGGCACACTCGAATGCTGCCAAACAATATGGTGACTTGAAAGAAGAGCTGTCAAGACTGTTTCCCTATGATATGGAATCGTACATCGAGGGCAAGGCGCAATTCGTAGCCGACATGGAACAAAAAGCACTTTTGTGGTATCGGAATTAA
- a CDS encoding pyridoxal-phosphate-dependent aminotransferase family protein, with amino-acid sequence MLPDQQLLRIPGPTPIPPSVQRAMSQPMIGHRGTETKELLRRVKPRLNPIFGTEQDVLLITGSGTAGLEAAVANTIHPGDEVLVIVTGAFGERFAKICEAYQAKTHRYQVEWGKAVSPAAIEEYFKKYSSIKAVFATFSETSTGVLNPVQALAAVVHKNSDALFIVDGVSSVGGVEVKMDEWSIDILVTGSQKAMMLPPGLTLVALSEHAWQVIDNKKQPPFYLDLKKYRSLDSTPFTPALPLLFGLEKVLELIEDEGLEQVFARHQLLMKMTRAAFRALDIPLLTNDDSASPTVTAVKPDDFDPEKLRSVLKQEFGLETAGGQQHMKGQIFRIGHMGYCSPADILQTISIIEISLRKIGNKVELGKGTRAAQEIYLG; translated from the coding sequence ATGCTACCTGATCAGCAGTTATTAAGAATTCCCGGCCCCACACCAATCCCTCCAAGTGTTCAGCGGGCAATGAGCCAGCCGATGATCGGTCACAGAGGTACGGAAACCAAGGAGTTGCTGCGACGGGTCAAACCCAGACTGAATCCCATTTTTGGAACAGAGCAAGATGTCCTACTCATTACCGGAAGCGGAACTGCCGGGCTTGAGGCAGCTGTTGCGAATACGATACATCCCGGAGATGAAGTGTTAGTCATTGTCACAGGGGCATTTGGTGAACGATTCGCCAAAATATGTGAAGCATATCAGGCCAAGACACATCGTTATCAGGTTGAATGGGGAAAAGCCGTGTCACCTGCTGCGATTGAAGAATATTTTAAAAAATATTCATCGATAAAAGCAGTATTTGCCACGTTCAGCGAAACCTCCACAGGTGTATTGAATCCCGTTCAGGCACTCGCAGCTGTCGTACATAAAAATTCGGATGCTTTGTTCATCGTGGATGGTGTTTCCAGTGTTGGTGGAGTTGAAGTGAAAATGGATGAATGGAGCATCGATATATTGGTAACCGGTTCGCAAAAAGCCATGATGCTTCCGCCGGGGTTAACCTTGGTTGCTTTGAGTGAGCACGCCTGGCAGGTAATTGATAACAAAAAACAGCCGCCTTTTTATTTGGATCTAAAGAAATACCGTTCATTAGATTCAACACCATTCACACCGGCATTACCACTTCTATTTGGTCTTGAGAAGGTCCTTGAGCTTATTGAAGATGAAGGGCTTGAGCAAGTTTTTGCGAGACATCAATTGCTGATGAAAATGACAAGAGCAGCATTTCGTGCACTGGATATTCCATTGCTGACTAATGATGATTCAGCCTCACCCACGGTGACCGCGGTTAAACCCGACGATTTTGATCCTGAAAAGCTGCGTAGCGTGCTTAAACAGGAGTTCGGCCTTGAAACAGCAGGTGGTCAACAGCACATGAAAGGGCAAATTTTCCGGATTGGCCACATGGGCTACTGCTCGCCAGCGGATATTTTACAAACTATCAGCATCATTGAAATTAGTCTGAGGAAAATCGGTAATAAAGTTGAGCTCGGCAAAGGAACACGGGCAGCACAGGAAATTTATTTAGGTTAG
- a CDS encoding retropepsin-like aspartic protease → MKIKYKHGLLLVDMTLRYNGKNKVIENLVVDTGAARTLLSQNAVDDIGMQVDLHDKIVTYYGIGGKEYAFRKNVDSIQISDYTIENIEIDFNDFGYEDINGLLGLDLLMHAGFTIDLLQLEMNRKG, encoded by the coding sequence ATGAAAATAAAATACAAACATGGATTGTTACTAGTGGATATGACGCTAAGGTATAATGGAAAAAATAAAGTGATTGAAAATTTGGTAGTTGATACAGGAGCTGCTCGAACACTTCTTTCTCAAAACGCAGTAGATGATATTGGTATGCAGGTTGATTTACATGATAAGATTGTCACTTATTATGGAATTGGTGGAAAAGAGTATGCATTTAGGAAGAATGTGGACAGTATCCAAATCAGTGATTATACGATTGAAAACATCGAAATCGATTTTAATGACTTTGGATATGAGGATATTAATGGATTACTTGGATTAGATTTGTTAATGCATGCAGGATTTACTATAGACTTATTACAGCTTGAAATGAATAGAAAGGGTTGA
- a CDS encoding TIGR04104 family putative zinc finger protein: protein MPVCQNCGKGWTWKQDVKASFRMKCPHCDKKQYETTDSRRKGSMFAFLPLIIILPVNALFDYNWLVMLILIAISVSIIVITYPFILKLSNEQEPLW from the coding sequence ATGCCTGTTTGTCAGAACTGTGGGAAGGGATGGACATGGAAACAGGATGTAAAAGCTTCGTTCAGAATGAAATGTCCTCACTGTGACAAAAAGCAATATGAGACAACTGACTCCAGGAGAAAAGGCAGTATGTTTGCATTTTTACCACTGATTATTATTTTGCCTGTTAATGCATTGTTTGATTATAACTGGTTGGTTATGTTAATTTTAATCGCTATTTCGGTGTCCATAATTGTGATTACATATCCATTTATCCTGAAACTGTCCAATGAACAAGAGCCATTGTGGTAG
- a CDS encoding MFS transporter codes for MGRNAWKYASILLFGIGLSNVGDWIYLIALNLIVLDMTGSPPAVAALYILKPLATLATNSWAGSLIDRLNKRNLMIFLDIFRAIFIAFLPAFSSLSFIYLLAFFINMASSMFEPASMTYITKLIPAGQRKRFNSLRSLIDSGGFLIGPAIAGMLFIIGTPIFAIYMNAIALFLSGIITMFMPNLEKNITIQQERLSMTLLKKDWHAVVRFSRQHGYIMMIYFLFSFMMVMATAIDSLEAAFAKEVLQLSDGKYGFLVSIAGAGIVVGAVINAVFVKKISTATLIGAGSIFVSVGYIVYAFSSGFFIAAIGFFVLSFSLAFANTGYYTFYQNNIPVDVMGRIGSTYGFIEAVLIIVMTSIMGIAAQLISIQTVVIAGTLIMLGVTGALFFVSAIPLKKAKYKSA; via the coding sequence ATGGGCCGCAATGCATGGAAGTATGCTTCAATTTTATTGTTTGGAATTGGTTTATCAAATGTCGGTGATTGGATTTATTTGATCGCTTTAAACCTGATTGTCCTGGATATGACGGGTTCACCGCCGGCCGTGGCTGCATTATATATTCTCAAGCCACTCGCTACACTAGCTACAAACAGCTGGGCAGGCAGTCTCATCGATCGGCTGAATAAACGAAATCTAATGATCTTCCTGGATATTTTTCGGGCAATATTTATCGCGTTTTTGCCAGCTTTCTCATCACTTTCGTTTATTTATTTGCTGGCGTTCTTTATCAATATGGCCAGTTCCATGTTTGAACCTGCATCAATGACTTACATTACAAAACTAATTCCAGCCGGACAGCGGAAACGGTTCAATTCGCTGCGCAGTCTGATCGACTCAGGAGGATTTTTGATTGGTCCGGCAATTGCAGGGATGTTGTTTATCATTGGTACGCCAATTTTTGCGATTTATATGAATGCAATCGCACTATTTTTGTCAGGCATTATTACTATGTTTATGCCAAATCTTGAAAAAAATATCACCATTCAGCAAGAAAGGCTCTCCATGACACTGTTGAAAAAAGATTGGCACGCCGTTGTCCGTTTCAGCCGTCAGCACGGCTATATCATGATGATCTACTTTCTGTTCAGCTTTATGATGGTAATGGCAACCGCAATCGACTCACTGGAAGCGGCCTTTGCCAAAGAAGTCCTTCAGTTATCTGATGGCAAATACGGGTTTCTTGTCAGTATTGCAGGAGCTGGGATTGTTGTCGGTGCAGTTATCAATGCTGTATTTGTGAAAAAAATATCAACTGCAACGTTGATTGGTGCAGGTTCCATCTTTGTTTCCGTTGGTTATATTGTATATGCTTTTTCCAGTGGTTTTTTCATAGCTGCTATCGGATTTTTTGTGCTATCATTCTCGCTCGCATTTGCCAATACAGGCTATTATACATTTTATCAAAATAATATCCCTGTTGATGTAATGGGAAGGATAGGCAGTACGTACGGTTTTATCGAAGCAGTTTTAATCATCGTGATGACGTCGATCATGGGAATTGCTGCTCAACTGATTTCGATTCAAACGGTCGTAATTGCCGGGACGTTGATTATGCTCGGTGTTACTGGTGCATTATTTTTTGTTAGTGCCATACCATTGAAAAAGGCAAAATACAAAAGCGCATAG
- the serA gene encoding phosphoglycerate dehydrogenase — MFRILVADPLNEDGLQPLQTAENIDVVIDTGLTADELSDRITDFDALLVRSQTQVTSEIIRKAANLKIIGRAGVGIDNIDLDAATEHGIIVVNAPNGNTNSAAEHTMAMIMALSRKIPQAYFALKNHQWDRKKYVGVELKNKTLGVVGLGRIGTEVAHRAKGQRMNIMAYDPFLTEEKAEKLGITYGTIDEVLAAADFITVHTPLLKETRHLIDNEAFKLMKPGVQIVNCARGGIIDEEALYEAIISGKVAGAALDVFEDEPIVENRLLELPEVIATPHLGASTIEAQENVAVDVCQDVHHFLTGGMAKNPVNLPSVPRELLSKIEPYFYLAEKLGTFLIHMTEEVIEEIRIYYSGELSGLKTAPITRNTVKGLLKRHLGTHINDVNALYLAEKKGIAIHENKTATTKGFTNLLTVEVRTKLGVRSVSGTLLNGLGSRIVKVDDYNVDFTPEGHIVVIHHNDQPGVIGRMGSLLAQHQINIATMQVDRSDIGGDAIMMLTIDKHMEREGLEELKSLEEINDVTAVDF; from the coding sequence ATGTTTCGTATATTAGTTGCTGATCCGCTGAATGAAGACGGTCTGCAGCCGCTTCAAACTGCGGAAAATATAGATGTCGTGATTGATACTGGTTTAACTGCTGATGAACTGAGTGATAGAATTACAGATTTTGATGCCCTGCTGGTTCGGAGCCAGACACAGGTTACAAGTGAAATAATCCGCAAAGCTGCCAATTTAAAAATCATCGGCCGTGCAGGTGTCGGCATCGATAATATTGACCTCGATGCTGCTACAGAACATGGAATTATCGTGGTTAATGCCCCGAACGGAAATACCAATTCAGCGGCAGAGCATACAATGGCCATGATTATGGCGTTATCCAGGAAAATCCCGCAAGCTTATTTCGCATTGAAAAACCATCAGTGGGACCGGAAAAAATATGTCGGCGTCGAATTGAAGAACAAAACTCTCGGGGTGGTCGGTCTTGGGCGGATTGGTACCGAGGTCGCCCATCGAGCTAAAGGACAGCGAATGAATATCATGGCATACGATCCTTTTTTAACAGAAGAAAAGGCAGAAAAACTGGGAATTACGTACGGTACCATTGACGAAGTGCTGGCTGCAGCCGACTTTATTACCGTTCATACTCCATTGTTAAAAGAAACACGACACCTGATTGATAACGAGGCTTTTAAGTTGATGAAGCCCGGCGTGCAGATTGTCAACTGTGCACGCGGCGGTATTATTGATGAAGAGGCACTATATGAAGCTATCATTTCCGGTAAAGTTGCAGGCGCTGCATTGGATGTTTTTGAGGACGAACCAATTGTAGAGAATAGACTGCTGGAATTACCGGAAGTAATCGCAACCCCCCACCTCGGGGCAAGCACCATCGAGGCACAGGAAAATGTTGCAGTTGATGTTTGCCAGGATGTCCATCATTTTTTAACTGGCGGTATGGCAAAAAATCCGGTAAATCTCCCATCCGTGCCACGGGAACTCCTAAGCAAAATCGAACCATATTTTTATCTGGCTGAAAAATTGGGGACATTTCTCATCCATATGACCGAAGAAGTGATTGAGGAAATTAGAATCTATTATTCTGGTGAATTATCCGGCTTGAAGACCGCACCAATTACCAGAAACACGGTGAAAGGCTTGCTGAAGCGACATCTCGGCACACATATCAACGACGTAAACGCGCTTTATCTAGCCGAGAAAAAAGGAATTGCCATTCACGAAAATAAGACCGCCACAACAAAAGGATTTACCAATCTATTAACTGTTGAAGTGAGGACAAAATTGGGTGTTCGAAGCGTTTCCGGAACGTTATTAAATGGCTTGGGATCACGGATAGTGAAAGTCGATGACTATAATGTCGACTTTACCCCTGAAGGACATATCGTTGTCATCCATCACAACGACCAGCCGGGTGTAATCGGCAGAATGGGGAGCCTGCTTGCACAACATCAGATTAACATCGCGACCATGCAAGTAGACCGGTCGGATATTGGCGGCGATGCTATTATGATGTTGACAATCGATAAACATATGGAAAGGGAAGGTCTGGAAGAGCTGAAATCGTTGGAAGAAATCAACGATGTGACAGCAGTGGATTTCTGA